A genomic window from Candidatus Zixiibacteriota bacterium includes:
- a CDS encoding cytochrome b N-terminal domain-containing protein translates to MPQETKTTGKVVKQRLFGWVDNRLKINGLVDYMSHKVVPEHRASIWYYFGGISLFFFVVQVLTGILLLLYYRPGADSAYESVKFIISEVSFGWLIRAIHSWSANLMILAAFVHMFSVFFTHAYRKPREMTWISGVVLLSLALAFGFSGYLLPWNELSFFATRVGTGIAGALPVVGGFLMKLMRGGEDVTGATIGRFFGLHVAVLPGIFAVLLSLHLFFIQRQGMSEPIEWEKNPHIPRKFRPFFPNFIMRELLVWLIMLNILAVLAVFLPDGIGVVHWPLGQKADPFAPPPLVIRPEWYFMFAFQALKFMPAHFFFMEGELFGIGILTLGGVIWLAAPFLSRSFEKGEKPRLLITFGWLVLLFIVVMTVVGYLLK, encoded by the coding sequence ATGCCGCAGGAAACCAAAACCACCGGCAAAGTTGTCAAGCAAAGACTCTTTGGCTGGGTCGATAACCGTCTCAAGATAAACGGCCTAGTCGACTATATGTCGCACAAGGTGGTGCCGGAGCACCGCGCCTCCATTTGGTATTATTTCGGCGGGATATCGCTCTTTTTCTTTGTGGTGCAGGTGCTCACGGGAATACTACTGCTGCTTTATTATCGTCCCGGTGCAGACTCCGCCTATGAATCGGTTAAATTTATTATATCCGAGGTCTCTTTCGGCTGGCTTATCCGTGCTATTCATTCCTGGTCGGCCAACTTGATGATTCTGGCCGCTTTTGTACATATGTTTTCGGTCTTTTTCACGCATGCTTACCGCAAGCCACGCGAGATGACCTGGATTTCCGGAGTTGTTTTGCTGTCCCTGGCGCTTGCTTTCGGTTTTTCGGGATATCTGCTTCCCTGGAATGAGCTGTCGTTTTTTGCCACCCGGGTTGGAACCGGCATTGCGGGTGCGCTGCCGGTGGTCGGGGGATTTCTCATGAAATTAATGCGCGGCGGCGAGGATGTCACCGGAGCCACGATTGGCCGTTTCTTTGGCCTCCACGTGGCCGTATTGCCGGGAATCTTTGCGGTGCTTTTGTCGTTGCATCTTTTTTTTATTCAGCGACAGGGGATGTCCGAACCGATCGAATGGGAGAAGAATCCTCATATCCCCCGCAAATTTCGCCCTTTTTTTCCCAATTTCATTATGCGGGAACTTCTGGTCTGGCTGATCATGCTTAATATTCTGGCGGTACTGGCGGTTTTTCTACCGGACGGCATCGGTGTGGTGCACTGGCCGCTGGGGCAGAAAGCCGATCCGTTTGCGCCGCCGCCGTTGGTGATTCGCCCCGAATGGTATTTCATGTTTGCCTTCCAGGCGTTGAAATTCATGCCGGCGCATTTTTTCTTCATGGAAGGGGAATTGTTCGGCATAGGGATTCTCACACTGGGGGGCGTGATATGGCTGGCGGCCCCGTTCCTATCGCGTTCGTTTGAAAAAGGGGAAAAACCGCGGCTCTTGATTACTTTCGGATGGCTGGTTCTGCTTTTCATAGTTGTAATGACCGTTGTCGGGTATCTGCTGAAATGA
- a CDS encoding Rieske 2Fe-2S domain-containing protein has product MYLRSNCDLGLLWCACHNGRYDLEGRNVSGPPPRPLKPYDVHVDNASGDIYVAEVKG; this is encoded by the coding sequence ATGTATCTCAGGTCAAACTGTGATCTCGGGCTTCTCTGGTGCGCCTGTCACAACGGCCGTTATGATTTGGAGGGGCGGAATGTCTCCGGCCCGCCGCCGCGACCGCTTAAGCCGTATGATGTTCATGTCGACAATGCCTCGGGCGATATTTATGTGGCCGAGGTGAAGGGATAA